A window of the Thalassospira indica genome harbors these coding sequences:
- a CDS encoding methyl-accepting chemotaxis protein: MRDNGPVTNREIQMKDEDILVSKTDTGGRIQFSNQAFVDISGFSEEELSGSAHNIVRHSDMPKEAFANLWETIKAGLPWQGLVKNRTKNGDHYWVRANVTPTIENGEVNGFISIRTKPTEAEKNTAERVYYDIRSGAAKNVGLEYGDIIDTSPMAKFKNFLASIKGSLTLAFGTMFVLMLVIGGYALYGELQIERRLESVYENRVKPLNLLKQVSDDYAVFVVDASHKVRNGNFTWQEGIESVDLAEKRIKDNLDIYFGRRIDPEEADIVRQVQNLIPPADELISRLRGIFVAKDTAALDALVKDELYQTIDPLTEQIGNLSIAQNNIVGTLVEDARTNFFVTVAIVSALLLLAGILTVIYGAWLIRKFRKPLAVMEGHFEAISRNDSSYLIPLPEMPDFKSLTQQIRALHAKLAYNRLERDENEAKANTQRIGALRGLAETVEKELQKVVQSIIDQTQRLNEAAGDMAGSSERVSENSESVAAAAHEALANAETVSGASEELAASIREISRQIEEATSLTAEANQAGQSAEQTVTSLKDSVDRIGEVAELIGDIAAQTNLLALNATIEAARAGDAGKGFAVVAQEVKNLANQTAKSTEEITRQLGEIQNVTGSVVSAVQQMTASIRKVDEVASNVAVNVRQQDDATQEIARNVVQTAEASNEVTEKIGHVASEAQDNLTRAADMNKIAEEVDASIAELRTSLVRIVRTATPEVNRRKDPRFDAQFAVTVKVGGKSIRGQTIDISAGGTKVSLSEPVTKGAKGEVTIEGPNTTIPFEVENSLGTIANLDFAPSKVREERLKPWLENRFGKAKG, translated from the coding sequence ATGCGTGATAATGGTCCTGTTACCAATCGCGAAATTCAAATGAAAGACGAGGATATCCTCGTCTCGAAGACAGATACCGGGGGACGTATCCAGTTTTCGAACCAGGCCTTCGTTGATATCAGTGGTTTTAGTGAAGAAGAGCTTTCTGGCTCCGCCCATAACATTGTCCGTCACTCGGACATGCCAAAGGAAGCCTTCGCAAACTTGTGGGAGACCATCAAGGCGGGGTTGCCATGGCAGGGACTTGTTAAAAACCGCACAAAGAATGGTGATCACTATTGGGTGCGTGCCAATGTCACCCCGACCATCGAAAACGGCGAAGTGAACGGATTTATTTCTATCCGCACAAAACCGACCGAGGCCGAAAAGAACACCGCAGAACGAGTCTATTATGACATTCGCAGCGGTGCGGCAAAAAACGTCGGGCTGGAATATGGTGACATCATCGATACCAGCCCGATGGCGAAATTTAAAAACTTCCTTGCCAGCATCAAGGGTAGCCTCACCCTAGCCTTTGGGACGATGTTTGTTTTGATGCTGGTGATTGGTGGTTATGCTCTTTATGGCGAGCTCCAGATAGAGCGACGACTTGAGAGCGTTTATGAAAACCGTGTCAAACCGCTAAACCTTCTGAAACAGGTTTCCGATGACTATGCTGTCTTTGTCGTGGATGCATCGCACAAGGTCCGCAATGGCAATTTTACATGGCAGGAAGGCATTGAAAGCGTCGATCTTGCGGAAAAGCGCATCAAGGACAACCTTGATATCTATTTCGGGCGCCGCATTGACCCGGAAGAAGCCGATATCGTCCGACAGGTCCAGAATCTTATCCCGCCGGCAGACGAACTGATCAGTCGCCTGCGCGGCATTTTTGTCGCCAAAGATACCGCGGCCCTCGATGCCTTGGTCAAGGATGAGTTGTATCAGACGATTGATCCCCTGACCGAACAGATCGGCAACCTTTCCATTGCTCAGAACAATATCGTTGGCACACTGGTCGAAGACGCACGTACTAACTTCTTTGTCACTGTCGCAATTGTTAGCGCCCTACTCCTGTTGGCTGGCATTCTGACAGTTATTTATGGCGCATGGTTGATCCGTAAATTCCGCAAGCCGCTTGCGGTCATGGAAGGCCATTTCGAAGCCATTTCCAGAAACGACTCCTCCTACCTGATCCCGCTTCCTGAAATGCCGGACTTCAAGTCCCTGACTCAGCAGATTCGCGCCCTCCATGCGAAACTGGCCTATAACCGTCTGGAGCGTGACGAAAACGAAGCTAAAGCCAACACCCAGCGTATCGGCGCCTTGCGCGGATTGGCCGAAACGGTCGAGAAAGAACTGCAAAAGGTTGTTCAGTCGATCATTGACCAAACGCAGCGCCTGAATGAAGCGGCTGGTGACATGGCCGGTTCGTCCGAACGCGTGTCGGAAAACTCTGAAAGTGTTGCGGCTGCCGCCCACGAAGCCTTGGCAAACGCCGAAACCGTTTCTGGTGCGTCCGAAGAACTGGCCGCATCGATCCGCGAAATCAGCCGCCAGATCGAGGAAGCCACGTCCCTTACCGCTGAAGCCAATCAGGCCGGACAGAGTGCCGAACAAACTGTGACGTCGCTTAAAGACAGCGTTGATCGCATTGGTGAAGTCGCAGAACTTATTGGCGACATCGCTGCCCAGACCAACCTTCTGGCCCTGAACGCCACCATCGAGGCGGCCCGTGCCGGTGATGCGGGCAAAGGTTTTGCCGTGGTTGCGCAGGAAGTCAAAAATCTGGCCAACCAGACAGCAAAATCGACCGAGGAAATCACCCGTCAACTTGGTGAAATCCAGAATGTTACAGGATCGGTGGTGTCCGCTGTTCAGCAAATGACAGCAAGCATCCGCAAGGTTGACGAGGTTGCATCAAACGTCGCGGTCAATGTCCGTCAACAGGATGACGCGACACAGGAAATTGCCCGTAACGTTGTCCAGACGGCGGAAGCATCGAACGAAGTGACCGAAAAGATCGGTCATGTTGCCTCCGAAGCGCAAGACAACCTCACCCGCGCGGCCGACATGAACAAGATCGCCGAAGAAGTCGATGCAAGCATTGCTGAACTCCGCACCAGTCTTGTTCGAATCGTTCGCACGGCCACTCCGGAGGTGAACCGCCGCAAAGACCCACGTTTTGATGCACAGTTTGCAGTGACGGTAAAAGTTGGCGGAAAATCGATCCGTGGTCAAACCATCGACATTTCAGCCGGTGGCACCAAAGTGTCGCTCAGCGAGCCAGTGACCAAGGGTGCCAAGGGCGAAGTCACCATTGAAGGGCCAAACACCACCATTCCGTTTGAGGTTGAAAACAGTCTCGGTACCATCGCAAACCTCGATTTTGCACCGAGCAAGGTCCGCGAGGAACGATTGAAACCGTGGCTTGAAAACCGCTTTGGCAAAGCTAAAGGTTAG
- a CDS encoding protein-L-isoaspartate O-methyltransferase family protein, with translation MDYQIARHNMVENQVRTNKVTDPLVIAAMEGVPRELFLPEGKRGVAYIDEDIAVGAGRFAMEPMVIARLMQNAEIAETDVALVIGAGYGYSSALISRVAETVVSVESDKDMAAAAEATFQKLNYDNVIVVEGDLASGYAKQAPYNVIVFDGAVAEVPAGILEQVSEGGRLLAVVREPGKVGVARLYERENGVIGHRDLFDANIPYLPGFEPAESFVF, from the coding sequence ATGGATTACCAAATCGCGCGCCATAACATGGTGGAAAATCAGGTTCGGACCAACAAGGTTACCGATCCGCTGGTCATTGCAGCGATGGAAGGGGTTCCGCGCGAACTGTTCCTGCCGGAAGGCAAGCGCGGCGTTGCCTATATCGACGAGGATATCGCCGTGGGTGCCGGGCGTTTTGCCATGGAGCCGATGGTGATTGCGCGCCTTATGCAAAATGCCGAGATCGCTGAAACGGATGTTGCCCTGGTGATTGGTGCCGGGTACGGCTATTCCAGCGCGCTGATCTCGCGCGTGGCAGAAACCGTGGTGTCTGTCGAAAGCGACAAGGATATGGCTGCCGCTGCCGAGGCCACCTTCCAGAAGCTCAACTACGACAATGTCATTGTTGTCGAAGGTGATCTGGCATCAGGGTATGCCAAACAGGCTCCTTATAACGTCATCGTCTTCGATGGTGCTGTTGCAGAAGTTCCGGCCGGTATCCTTGAACAGGTTTCCGAAGGTGGTCGATTGCTCGCCGTGGTGCGTGAACCGGGCAAGGTAGGTGTTGCACGCCTTTACGAGCGCGAAAACGGTGTCATCGGGCATCGCGATCTGTTTGATGCGAACATTCCGTATCTTCCGGGATTTGAGCCGGCAGAAAGCTTTGTATTCTGA
- a CDS encoding rhodanese-like domain-containing protein — protein MLDISCAELASRLDANAPIALLDVREDWELEICAIDQALHIPLSQLSGRLDELAPDMPLAIICHHGVRSRHAGLLLEDHGFKELFNVRGGIDAWALEVERDMSRYD, from the coding sequence GTGCTCGACATCAGTTGTGCTGAACTTGCGTCACGGCTTGATGCGAATGCACCGATTGCCTTGCTTGATGTCCGCGAAGATTGGGAACTTGAAATCTGCGCGATAGATCAGGCGCTCCATATTCCTCTTTCCCAACTATCGGGAAGGTTGGATGAACTGGCGCCTGATATGCCTTTGGCGATCATTTGTCATCATGGCGTTCGCAGTCGCCATGCGGGCCTGTTGCTTGAGGATCATGGATTTAAAGAGCTTTTTAATGTTCGCGGCGGTATAGATGCATGGGCGCTTGAAGTTGAGCGCGATATGAGCCGCTACGATTGA